Proteins co-encoded in one Capnocytophaga ochracea DSM 7271 genomic window:
- a CDS encoding DUF4290 domain-containing protein: MTTLEYNTERPHLIIPEYGRHIQKMIEKAVLLKDRDTRNKTARSIVAVMGNLFPHLRDVPDFQHKLWDQLFIMSNFQLDVDSPYEKPTPSTLHKHPERLRYPQAHPRYRFYGNVIIRMINTCVNWEKGDLREALEYSIANHMKKCFLTWNKESVDDSVVFEHLYELSNGQIDLRKANEDLTNSRDLIRTKQNLTKRTPQPQPQQAKRIFSTNKKNNNGRF, translated from the coding sequence ATGACGACCTTAGAATATAACACCGAACGCCCTCACTTAATCATCCCCGAATACGGGCGACACATTCAAAAAATGATAGAAAAAGCGGTACTCCTTAAAGACCGCGATACACGTAATAAAACGGCTCGAAGTATCGTCGCCGTAATGGGAAACTTATTCCCTCACTTGCGCGACGTCCCTGATTTCCAACATAAACTTTGGGACCAGCTCTTTATAATGTCCAATTTTCAGTTAGACGTCGATTCCCCTTATGAAAAACCCACGCCTTCCACACTTCATAAACACCCCGAAAGACTTAGATACCCTCAAGCACATCCCCGCTACCGCTTCTACGGCAACGTAATTATTCGTATGATAAACACTTGCGTAAATTGGGAAAAAGGCGACCTACGTGAAGCTTTAGAGTATTCTATCGCTAACCATATGAAGAAATGCTTCCTCACTTGGAATAAGGAAAGCGTAGACGATAGTGTAGTTTTTGAACATCTATACGAACTGAGTAACGGGCAAATTGATTTGAGAAAGGCTAACGAAGACCTTACTAATAGTCGTGACCTTATCCGCACGAAGCAAAATCTAACTAAACGCACTCCTCAACCGCAACCTCAGCAAGCTAAAAGAATATTCTCAACCAATAAAAAAAATAACAATGGGCGTTTTTAA
- a CDS encoding exonuclease domain-containing protein — protein MYAILDIETTGGKYNEEGITDIAIYQFNGHEITDQFISLINPERPIQEFVTKLTGINNKMLRNAPKFYEVAKRIVEITTDCIIVGHNAAFDYRILQTEFRRLGYDFVRTTLCTVELSERLIPNKESYSLGKLVRSLGIPVSDRHRASGDALATLKLFKYLLEKDTKKDIITTSVKQDIRLEMASRHLKILDTLPETLGIFYMHNEEGKVIYIGKHKNIKQQVNRLFTSPSKRDRYLQRHTYRVTYQETGNELIATLKRLEEIHLNLPKCNRRNPEKEINITYALTSHFNTKGYLCFSIELLSTQNEIITTFETKEQAEHFLNQITEEYHLNEVDFNNETVEEYNTRASEVLSKYGLVHRNVAIVDKGRVIGEKSIILVVDGNIQGYAFFNLNFQLTQLEMLQNLITPLPNSLINRHLLHAYLRRKPKVKVLNLSEQKPYHNE, from the coding sequence TTGTACGCAATACTCGACATAGAAACCACAGGAGGTAAATACAATGAAGAGGGCATTACCGATATCGCCATCTATCAGTTCAACGGGCACGAAATAACCGACCAGTTCATATCATTGATAAACCCCGAACGCCCCATTCAAGAGTTCGTTACTAAACTCACAGGCATCAACAACAAAATGTTGCGCAATGCTCCTAAATTCTATGAGGTTGCCAAACGCATTGTCGAAATTACCACCGATTGCATTATCGTAGGTCATAATGCCGCCTTCGATTACCGCATCTTGCAAACTGAATTTCGCCGCTTAGGATACGACTTTGTCCGTACAACGCTCTGCACCGTAGAACTATCCGAGCGACTCATTCCCAATAAAGAATCATATAGTTTAGGTAAGTTAGTGCGCTCCTTAGGTATTCCTGTAAGCGACCGGCATCGCGCCTCTGGTGATGCCTTGGCTACCCTAAAACTCTTTAAATACCTACTCGAAAAGGACACCAAAAAGGATATCATTACTACCTCTGTCAAGCAAGATATTCGTTTAGAAATGGCTTCTCGTCATCTGAAAATACTCGACACTCTCCCTGAAACATTAGGGATTTTTTATATGCATAACGAAGAAGGTAAGGTCATTTACATCGGGAAACACAAAAATATCAAACAACAAGTAAACAGGCTCTTCACTTCTCCTTCCAAACGCGATAGATACTTGCAACGTCATACTTATCGAGTTACTTATCAAGAAACAGGCAATGAACTCATTGCTACTTTAAAAAGGTTAGAAGAAATACACCTCAACCTCCCAAAATGTAATAGGCGAAATCCTGAAAAAGAAATAAATATCACTTATGCACTCACTTCTCACTTTAATACTAAGGGATATCTTTGTTTTTCAATAGAATTATTATCCACTCAAAACGAAATTATCACTACTTTTGAAACCAAAGAACAAGCCGAGCACTTTTTAAATCAAATCACTGAAGAGTACCATTTAAACGAAGTAGATTTCAATAACGAAACCGTAGAGGAGTATAACACACGCGCCTCTGAGGTACTTTCAAAATACGGACTTGTGCACCGAAACGTAGCTATTGTAGATAAAGGTAGAGTAATAGGCGAGAAAAGCATTATTTTAGTAGTCGATGGCAATATTCAAGGCTATGCCTTCTTTAATCTAAATTTCCAGCTTACTCAATTAGAGATGTTACAAAACCTCATCACTCCTTTACCCAATTCATTAATAAACCGTCACCTTTTGCACGCTTACTTGCGTCGAAAACCCAAAGTAAAAGTGCTAAATCTAAGCGAACAAAAACCTTATCATAATGAATAA
- the ruvC gene encoding crossover junction endodeoxyribonuclease RuvC, with protein sequence MERIILGIDPGTTIMGFGLIQVERDTMKLLQLNELQLSKYSNHYLKLSVIFNRTLELIDTYKPDELAIEAPFFGKNVQSMLKLGRAQGVAMAAGLSREIPITEYEPKKVKMAITGNGSASKEQVAKMLQQLLNIKELPKHFDATDGLAVAVCHFFNGGKSQKQQSYSGWDAFVKQNQDRIG encoded by the coding sequence TTGGAACGCATTATTTTAGGTATCGACCCAGGCACTACTATTATGGGGTTTGGGCTTATTCAGGTGGAAAGAGATACTATGAAGCTCTTACAGCTGAATGAGCTTCAACTTAGTAAATACAGCAATCACTACTTAAAACTAAGTGTGATTTTTAATCGCACTTTGGAGCTGATAGATACCTATAAGCCTGATGAATTGGCTATTGAAGCGCCCTTCTTTGGCAAGAACGTACAATCGATGTTGAAACTCGGAAGAGCGCAGGGAGTGGCGATGGCAGCGGGGCTATCGCGTGAAATTCCTATTACTGAATACGAACCTAAAAAGGTGAAAATGGCTATTACGGGTAATGGTAGTGCCTCCAAGGAACAAGTAGCTAAAATGCTTCAACAACTTCTGAATATAAAAGAACTCCCCAAACACTTTGACGCAACTGACGGTCTGGCGGTGGCTGTTTGTCACTTTTTTAACGGAGGCAAGTCGCAAAAGCAACAAAGTTATAGTGGTTGGGACGCTTTTGTAAAACAAAATCAAGACCGTATAGGTTAA
- the rplS gene encoding 50S ribosomal protein L19: protein MEPLLKYVQDNFIEKKDFPDFSAGDTITVYYEIKEGDKKRTQFFKGVVIQRKGHGVTATFTIRKMSGTVGVERIFPINMPALQKIEVNKKGKVRRARIYYFRGLTGKKARIKEVR from the coding sequence ATGGAACCATTATTAAAGTACGTACAAGACAACTTTATCGAGAAAAAAGACTTCCCCGATTTCTCAGCTGGTGATACTATCACTGTGTATTACGAGATTAAAGAGGGTGATAAAAAACGTACTCAGTTTTTTAAAGGCGTTGTTATTCAACGCAAAGGTCACGGCGTAACCGCTACTTTTACTATTCGTAAAATGTCAGGAACTGTAGGTGTAGAACGTATCTTCCCTATCAATATGCCTGCCCTTCAAAAAATTGAAGTAAACAAAAAAGGTAAAGTAAGACGTGCTCGCATTTACTATTTTAGAGGACTTACTGGTAAAAAAGCCCGTATTAAAGAAGTTCGCTAA
- the hemW gene encoding radical SAM family heme chaperone HemW yields the protein MYSLYIHIPFCRRACYYCDFHFSTTLKRKGEMVDALCEELIFRKGEAVGSELQTIYLGGGTPSILSYEELQQLFRTIFTHYKVNTTAEITLEANPDDFFRATSPEQFLEQLRSLGINRLSLGVQSFFEEDLRLMNRVHTVSQVETLLQIAPQYFNNITIDLIYGIPRMSEERWQENINKALSFDIPHISAYALTVEEKTALYKFIATGKIAPISDEQAYTHFQMLIDTLEAEGFIQYEFSNFGKEGYFSRNNTAYWFGKLYMGIGPSAHSFNGKERSWNIAHNIKYIQQIQQGILPQEKEELTLNNRYNELIITRIRTMVGIDLEEVRTVFGEGYRQYLLQQAQKYLADELLVIEENHLKVTRKGRFLSDGIASDLFRVDDLT from the coding sequence TTGTATAGCTTATACATTCATATTCCCTTTTGTAGGCGTGCTTGTTATTATTGTGATTTCCATTTTTCGACTACTCTGAAAAGAAAAGGAGAAATGGTAGATGCCCTTTGTGAGGAACTCATTTTCCGCAAAGGGGAAGCCGTAGGTAGTGAGTTACAGACTATCTACTTAGGAGGAGGGACGCCCAGTATCCTTTCGTATGAGGAATTACAACAACTTTTTCGCACCATCTTCACACATTACAAGGTAAATACCACAGCTGAAATTACCTTAGAAGCCAATCCTGATGACTTTTTTAGAGCTACTTCTCCCGAGCAATTTTTGGAACAATTACGCTCTTTGGGTATCAATAGGCTCAGTTTAGGAGTGCAGTCGTTTTTTGAAGAGGACTTGCGATTGATGAACAGAGTGCATACGGTAAGCCAAGTAGAAACTTTATTACAAATAGCTCCACAGTATTTTAATAATATCACGATTGATTTGATTTACGGCATTCCCCGAATGAGTGAGGAACGCTGGCAGGAGAATATCAATAAGGCACTGTCTTTCGATATTCCGCATATCTCAGCCTATGCGCTTACGGTAGAAGAAAAAACAGCTTTGTACAAGTTTATTGCTACGGGGAAAATCGCGCCAATAAGCGATGAGCAGGCTTACACTCACTTTCAAATGTTGATAGATACTCTGGAAGCAGAGGGGTTTATACAATACGAATTTTCAAACTTTGGCAAAGAAGGGTATTTTAGCAGGAATAACACGGCTTATTGGTTTGGCAAGCTCTATATGGGAATAGGTCCTTCAGCCCACAGTTTTAACGGGAAGGAGCGTAGTTGGAATATTGCTCATAACATTAAGTATATACAACAAATACAGCAAGGGATTTTGCCACAGGAAAAAGAAGAACTTACCCTTAATAACCGATATAACGAACTCATCATCACGCGTATACGCACGATGGTAGGGATTGATTTAGAAGAAGTGAGAACAGTATTTGGGGAAGGTTACCGCCAATATTTGTTACAACAAGCACAGAAGTACCTTGCCGATGAGCTTTTAGTTATAGAGGAAAACCATCTGAAAGTAACGCGCAAAGGCAGATTCCTCTCAGATGGTATAGCTTCGGATTTATTTAGGGTGGATGACCTCACTTAG
- a CDS encoding LrgB family protein, translated as MKPFVENEAFLLAITFILYYGVLLLQRKYNSVLLNPVLITVLVLISYLIIFGISPEKYEEAGKYIDFWLKPSIVALGVPLYLQLSKIRKQLIPLVLSQFVGSLVGVLTVCLVAKWLGLEDDIAISLAPKSVTTPIALEVSRMLNGIEPITVMAVMTTGFLGNLFGITFLNWFRIKSPMAKGISLGTASHALGIMAAFNLSEKYAVYASLGMIFNGIFTAVLAPPVVHLLF; from the coding sequence ATGAAACCTTTTGTAGAAAACGAAGCCTTCCTTTTGGCTATTACTTTTATCCTCTATTATGGCGTATTACTTTTGCAACGCAAATATAATTCGGTTCTTTTAAATCCCGTATTAATCACTGTTTTAGTGCTTATTTCTTATCTAATAATCTTTGGCATTTCTCCTGAAAAATACGAAGAAGCCGGTAAGTATATCGATTTTTGGCTCAAACCCTCTATTGTAGCCTTAGGCGTACCTCTCTATTTACAGCTCTCTAAGATAAGAAAACAGCTGATACCCTTAGTGCTCTCTCAGTTTGTAGGTAGTTTAGTAGGGGTACTTACAGTTTGTTTGGTAGCCAAATGGTTAGGGCTCGAAGACGATATCGCCATTTCATTAGCCCCAAAATCAGTTACTACCCCCATTGCGTTAGAAGTATCGCGTATGCTCAATGGCATTGAACCTATTACAGTAATGGCGGTAATGACCACTGGTTTCTTAGGGAATCTTTTTGGTATTACCTTCCTGAATTGGTTCCGCATCAAAAGCCCTATGGCTAAAGGCATTTCATTAGGTACCGCTTCTCACGCTTTGGGTATTATGGCGGCGTTCAACCTAAGTGAAAAATACGCAGTATATGCTAGTTTAGGAATGATTTTTAACGGCATCTTTACCGCTGTATTAGCACCCCCAGTAGTACATTTGCTTTTTTAA
- the murA gene encoding UDP-N-acetylglucosamine 1-carboxyvinyltransferase gives MGVFKIEGGHTLKGSITPQGAKNEALQVLCAVLLTDQKVTIHNIPDIQDVNKLISLLENLGVKIQKLGKGTYSFQADDINIDYLKSEAFHTEGQALRGSIMIVGPLLTRFGVGYIPKPGGDKIGRRRLDTHFEGFIKLGAHFEYDENNFTYSVVAKKLKGSYMLLEEASVTGTSNIIMAAVLAEGTTTIYNAACEPYVQQLCRMLNAMGADIQGIGSNLITINGVERLEGCTHTILPDMIEIGSWIGLAAMTRSEITIKNVGWEHLGIMPTIFQKLGITFEKKNDDIHIPAHTNGYEIQNYIDGSILTVADAPWPGFTPDLLSIVLVVATQARGEVLIHQKMFESRLFFIDKLIDMGAKIILCDPHRATVIGNDFRSPLRATLMTSPDIRAGIALLIAALSAKGTSTIYNIEQIDRGYENIDGRLKALGAQIVRVS, from the coding sequence ATGGGCGTTTTTAAAATAGAAGGTGGACATACCCTCAAAGGAAGTATCACACCACAAGGAGCTAAAAACGAAGCACTACAAGTACTTTGTGCGGTTTTACTCACCGACCAAAAAGTTACCATTCACAACATTCCCGATATTCAAGATGTGAATAAACTGATTTCTTTGCTCGAGAATTTAGGCGTCAAAATCCAAAAGCTCGGGAAAGGTACTTATAGCTTTCAAGCCGACGATATCAATATAGACTATTTAAAGTCCGAGGCTTTTCATACCGAAGGGCAAGCCCTGCGAGGTTCTATTATGATAGTAGGCCCTCTGCTCACGCGTTTTGGAGTAGGCTATATTCCTAAACCGGGAGGTGATAAAATAGGTCGCCGTCGCCTCGACACCCACTTCGAAGGGTTCATCAAATTAGGTGCCCACTTCGAATATGATGAGAATAACTTTACTTATAGCGTAGTAGCCAAGAAACTAAAAGGAAGCTATATGCTTTTAGAAGAAGCCTCAGTTACGGGTACTTCCAATATTATTATGGCTGCCGTATTAGCCGAAGGTACTACAACTATTTATAACGCAGCTTGCGAGCCCTATGTACAACAACTCTGCCGTATGCTCAACGCTATGGGAGCCGATATACAAGGTATCGGTTCCAACCTCATTACTATCAACGGGGTAGAACGCTTAGAGGGTTGTACACACACTATCCTCCCCGATATGATTGAAATAGGTAGTTGGATAGGCTTGGCTGCTATGACCCGCAGTGAAATTACCATTAAGAATGTAGGCTGGGAGCATTTGGGTATTATGCCTACTATCTTCCAGAAATTAGGTATTACCTTCGAAAAGAAAAACGACGATATTCATATCCCCGCTCATACTAACGGCTATGAAATCCAAAATTATATTGATGGCTCTATCCTAACCGTAGCTGATGCCCCTTGGCCTGGTTTTACCCCCGACCTACTCAGTATCGTCCTGGTAGTCGCTACCCAAGCACGTGGGGAAGTGCTTATTCACCAAAAGATGTTTGAGAGTAGGCTATTCTTTATCGATAAACTCATAGATATGGGTGCTAAAATTATACTATGCGACCCTCACCGCGCTACCGTTATCGGTAATGATTTCCGTTCACCTTTGCGCGCAACCCTAATGACCTCGCCTGATATTCGTGCTGGTATAGCCTTGCTTATTGCAGCTCTTTCAGCCAAAGGCACCTCTACCATTTACAATATAGAACAAATAGACCGTGGTTACGAAAACATCGACGGACGACTCAAAGCCCTCGGTGCCCAAATAGTAAGAGTTTC
- a CDS encoding DUF493 family protein has protein sequence MKTEQELAEFYERLKNELIETSLFPTRYLYKFVIPTDEAKLNQLKEVFKNTDAEITTRPSSNDKYTGVSVSLTVKNPDEVIAYYKEAGKVKGILSL, from the coding sequence ATGAAAACAGAACAAGAATTAGCCGAATTTTACGAGCGCTTAAAGAATGAACTCATCGAGACTTCGCTCTTCCCCACCCGTTATCTCTATAAATTTGTAATACCTACTGATGAAGCCAAACTCAATCAGCTCAAAGAGGTATTCAAAAATACCGATGCCGAAATCACCACACGCCCATCGTCTAACGATAAGTACACAGGTGTTTCGGTAAGCCTTACCGTTAAAAACCCCGATGAGGTAATTGCCTATTACAAAGAAGCTGGTAAAGTAAAAGGAATATTATCATTATGA
- the pepE gene encoding dipeptidase PepE, with amino-acid sequence MKRILLASTSTVYGGTYLSYLQDELIDFFTGIDEILFVPYARPSGITHDEYTQIAQQFFNRVGKRIVGLHTFADPKKAIRQAKAIFTGGGNTFVLVNQLYGLEVMDVLREAVENGTLYMGTSAGSNIAGQTMQTTNDMPIVYPPSFKTLGLVPFNINPHYLDPDPKSKHKGETRETRIKEFHVFNDTPVIGLREGSWLRMEDEKVSLKGDLTARIFLKGQEPYESTEILL; translated from the coding sequence ATGAAAAGAATATTATTAGCGAGTACTTCTACTGTATATGGGGGTACTTATCTTTCTTATTTACAAGATGAATTGATTGATTTCTTTACAGGAATTGACGAAATATTGTTTGTGCCTTATGCACGCCCCAGTGGTATTACGCACGATGAATATACTCAGATTGCGCAACAGTTTTTCAATAGAGTAGGGAAGAGGATAGTGGGCTTACACACATTCGCTGACCCTAAAAAGGCTATTAGGCAGGCAAAAGCGATTTTTACAGGCGGAGGTAATACCTTCGTGCTGGTGAATCAGTTGTACGGATTGGAAGTGATGGACGTATTGCGTGAAGCAGTAGAAAATGGGACGCTTTATATGGGAACAAGCGCAGGGAGCAATATCGCTGGACAGACAATGCAGACTACTAATGATATGCCTATTGTTTACCCGCCTTCGTTTAAAACCTTAGGGCTTGTGCCTTTTAATATCAATCCTCATTACCTTGACCCAGACCCCAAAAGTAAACACAAGGGAGAAACTCGCGAAACGCGAATTAAGGAATTCCACGTTTTTAACGATACTCCTGTGATAGGTTTGCGCGAAGGTAGTTGGCTACGTATGGAAGATGAGAAGGTTAGCCTTAAAGGCGATTTGACGGCTAGAATCTTCCTAAAAGGGCAAGAACCTTACGAAAGTACGGAAATTTTGTTGTAG
- a CDS encoding CidA/LrgA family protein — translation MLIRYFAIVFGCLGLGELIVALTHIPFPSSIIGMLFLTLFLELGWVKLQSIKALSDLLISNLGLFFVPPSIGIMAYFKQIGENFLAIFLSIIISTIVVIIITGHVYQFFRKKLK, via the coding sequence AATACGTTATTTTGCAATCGTTTTCGGCTGTTTAGGCTTAGGAGAACTCATCGTTGCTCTCACACACATTCCTTTTCCTTCAAGTATCATAGGAATGCTCTTTCTCACCCTATTTTTAGAGCTTGGTTGGGTGAAATTACAGTCTATAAAAGCTCTTTCAGATTTATTAATTTCTAATTTAGGATTGTTTTTCGTACCCCCAAGTATTGGCATTATGGCATACTTTAAACAGATAGGTGAAAACTTTTTAGCTATCTTCCTTTCTATTATCATCAGTACCATAGTAGTGATTATTATAACTGGTCACGTATATCAATTCTTCCGTAAAAAATTAAAATAA